A region from the Candidatus Krumholzibacteriia bacterium genome encodes:
- a CDS encoding DUF1295 domain-containing protein, whose translation MDVSLPTLGPLGIGLAGAAALQLVLYLVMLRTRNAGIVDAGWATSLALMGIGYPFLYEGEPGREVLIAVLVGSWGGRLAWHLWVDRVIGQPEEGRYLRLREIWGDRADLHFLWFFQLQAALAVVLSLPFAYAASSSAPFPAAFDFAAVGLWIAGIVGESLADRQLARFKRRPDSKGRTCREGLWKYSRHPNYFFEWILWCSFAAAGTAATGGWLGWLSPLILYLLINHVTGIPPTEAQALRSRGDDYREYQRTTSPFFPWFPRTPQERP comes from the coding sequence GTGGACGTCTCGCTCCCGACACTCGGTCCTCTGGGCATCGGATTGGCCGGCGCGGCGGCGCTGCAGCTGGTGCTTTACCTCGTCATGCTCCGCACGCGCAACGCCGGGATCGTCGATGCCGGGTGGGCCACGTCGTTGGCGTTGATGGGGATCGGCTATCCCTTCCTGTACGAGGGCGAGCCGGGGCGAGAGGTGTTGATCGCGGTCCTGGTGGGGAGTTGGGGTGGACGCCTGGCCTGGCACCTGTGGGTCGATCGCGTGATCGGACAGCCCGAAGAGGGCCGCTATCTCCGTCTTCGCGAGATCTGGGGCGACCGGGCCGACCTGCACTTCCTGTGGTTCTTCCAACTGCAGGCCGCGCTGGCCGTGGTCCTGTCGCTTCCCTTCGCCTACGCGGCATCGAGCTCGGCGCCGTTCCCCGCCGCGTTCGACTTCGCGGCCGTCGGACTGTGGATCGCCGGCATCGTCGGTGAATCGTTGGCCGATCGGCAGCTCGCGCGCTTCAAGCGGAGGCCCGACTCGAAGGGGAGAACCTGCCGCGAAGGGCTGTGGAAGTACTCGCGGCACCCCAACTACTTCTTCGAGTGGATCCTCTGGTGCTCCTTCGCCGCGGCCGGAACCGCTGCGACCGGAGGCTGGCTGGGCTGGCTCTCGCCGCTGATCCTCTACCTGTTGATCAACCACGTCACCGGGATTCCCCCGACCGAGGCCCAGGCGTTGCGCAGCCGCGGCGACGACTATCGCGAGTACCAGCGCACGACGAGCCCGTTCTTCCCCTGGTTCCCTCGAACCCCACAGGAACGACCATGA
- a CDS encoding cyclopropane-fatty-acyl-phospholipid synthase family protein, with amino-acid sequence MTAVQPSASANTVEALLDRNMVPDPVIRLGIRRRCARKLRELSGPGVEERHELERAFVDGLRASEVAIHTDKANEQHYELPPEFFERVLGPRLKYSSGYWPAGVDSLEDSEVAMLDLYLERAKMVDGQDILELGCGWGSLTLYMAETMPNSRITAVSNSAPQRAFILGRARERGLDNVEVITEDVNRLDLDRKFDRAISIEMFEHMKNYERLLGRIAGMLKSGGLLFVHMFTHRRHSYHYEVKHDGDWMARYFFTGGTMAADDLMLRFQNDLVVRDHWRLPGSHYEKTSNAWLRRMDSQRAEIVPVLAETYGEDEVVRWWSRWRIFFMACAEMFGYDGGREWLVSHYLMQKRD; translated from the coding sequence ATGACCGCAGTGCAGCCGAGTGCGTCCGCCAACACCGTCGAGGCCCTGCTCGATCGGAACATGGTTCCCGACCCGGTGATCCGGCTCGGCATCCGCCGGCGTTGTGCCCGCAAACTGCGCGAGCTGAGCGGTCCGGGCGTCGAGGAACGGCACGAGCTCGAGCGTGCCTTCGTCGACGGTCTGCGCGCGAGCGAGGTCGCGATCCACACCGACAAGGCCAACGAGCAGCACTACGAACTGCCGCCGGAATTCTTCGAACGCGTCCTGGGGCCGCGCCTGAAGTACAGCTCCGGGTACTGGCCCGCGGGTGTCGACTCGCTCGAGGACAGCGAGGTGGCGATGCTCGACCTGTACCTCGAGCGCGCGAAGATGGTCGACGGTCAGGACATCCTGGAGCTGGGGTGCGGGTGGGGGTCGCTCACGTTGTACATGGCCGAGACGATGCCCAACAGCCGGATCACGGCGGTGAGCAATTCGGCCCCGCAGCGGGCCTTCATCCTGGGCCGGGCCCGTGAACGGGGTCTCGACAACGTCGAGGTGATCACCGAGGACGTGAATCGTCTGGATCTCGACCGGAAGTTCGACCGCGCGATCAGTATCGAGATGTTCGAGCACATGAAGAACTACGAGCGGCTGCTCGGACGGATCGCGGGGATGCTGAAGAGCGGCGGGCTGCTCTTCGTGCACATGTTCACGCACCGTCGGCACAGCTATCACTACGAGGTGAAGCACGACGGGGACTGGATGGCGCGCTACTTCTTCACGGGGGGCACCATGGCGGCCGACGACCTCATGCTGCGCTTCCAGAACGATCTGGTCGTCCGTGATCACTGGCGATTGCCCGGCTCCCACTACGAGAAGACCAGCAATGCCTGGTTGCGTCGCATGGATTCGCAGCGCGCCGAGATCGTGCCCGTTCTGGCCGAGACCTACGGAGAGGACGAGGTCGTCCGCTGGTGGTCGCGATGGCGGATCTTCTTCATGGCCTGTGCCGAGATGTTCGGCTACGACGGGGGCCGCGAATGGCTCGTGTCGCACTATCTCATGCAGAAGCGCGATTGA